A genomic window from Photobacterium gaetbulicola Gung47 includes:
- a CDS encoding N-acetyl-beta-hexosaminidase (COG3525): MKKTILSALVAGSMLSSAAYAAAPNTDLNLMPYPHSVELREGKVEIDGDFKVFIKGYQSERVAFTAKRLLKRLERQTGVPMLNPYVDSEDKATLVIDIQQAPKTAVQTVEADESYTLTADNGKIVLASERPYGAIRGIETLLQLVETDSTGYFVPEVTIEDAPRFPWRGVSYDTSRHFVEIDVIKRQLDAMASAKMNIFHWHIWDDQAIRIQLDSYPKLWQMTSDGDYYTKDEIRGVVDYARNLGIRVIPEISLPGHASAVAHAYPELMSGGEGQSYPHQREWGVFVPLMDPTNPELYTFLGKVFDEVVELFPDEYFHIGGDEPNYSQWTENEDIQAYIKEKGLDGNHGLQSYLNARVEKMLDERGKKMIGWDEIWHKDLPTSIVIQSWRGHDSIGRAAQEGYQGILSTGYYLDQPQPTSYHYRNDPMPTGITVDDNLHDGEKFATYEWEKPRTKGGPRKGLITIIEDKDGNFRAFTDYNGKSREEVYILEYVPGKVFRGHFDNFMSYTEFNLVFAGTELAETSYQLIGNVRWPTTGKLIAGTAIEGSVIPEPNGGYPAELTEEQQKLILGGEITAWAENYDSLTVENRLWPRSYAIAERFWSPAELTDEDSMYKRMAAIDHWSEISVGLQHHNKAMMMYKRLANGKDVQPLVALAEYTEPAQYYARNWEKWIQTSNHGDLYNQYERLNRFVDALPVESHAVYEMEKLVGEYADGNNDALAELKAHYAKVLNAAQAVKPILAANVASVDSVVIAEKTIAVAEIGLAVVAKLEQGETLSTTERNAYLVTLSDAARIYDEAIVAIVKPTENLVVMKK, from the coding sequence ATGAAAAAAACGATCTTGTCTGCTTTGGTTGCAGGTTCGATGCTGTCGTCGGCAGCGTATGCCGCTGCACCAAATACCGATTTGAATTTAATGCCATATCCACATTCTGTGGAGCTGCGTGAAGGCAAGGTCGAGATTGATGGTGATTTCAAGGTTTTCATCAAAGGCTACCAGTCCGAGCGGGTGGCGTTTACCGCCAAGCGATTGCTCAAACGCCTGGAGCGCCAGACGGGTGTGCCGATGCTCAATCCATATGTCGATAGCGAAGACAAAGCGACACTGGTGATTGATATCCAGCAGGCGCCGAAAACAGCAGTTCAAACGGTTGAGGCGGACGAGTCCTATACCCTGACGGCCGACAACGGCAAGATTGTGTTGGCCTCTGAGCGCCCTTACGGCGCTATCCGAGGTATCGAGACCCTGCTTCAGTTGGTTGAAACCGACAGCACGGGCTATTTTGTGCCGGAAGTGACGATTGAAGATGCGCCGCGTTTCCCGTGGCGTGGTGTGTCCTACGATACCTCGCGTCACTTTGTTGAAATTGATGTGATTAAGCGCCAGCTCGATGCGATGGCATCAGCCAAGATGAACATTTTCCACTGGCATATCTGGGATGATCAGGCGATCCGTATTCAGTTGGACAGCTATCCGAAGCTATGGCAGATGACGTCTGACGGTGACTACTACACCAAAGATGAAATCCGTGGTGTGGTCGACTATGCCCGCAACCTCGGTATTCGGGTGATCCCGGAAATTTCATTGCCGGGACACGCCTCAGCGGTGGCTCACGCCTATCCAGAGCTGATGTCTGGCGGCGAAGGACAAAGCTACCCGCACCAGCGCGAGTGGGGGGTCTTTGTCCCACTGATGGATCCGACTAACCCTGAGCTGTACACCTTCTTGGGTAAAGTGTTTGACGAGGTAGTTGAGCTCTTCCCGGATGAGTATTTCCACATTGGTGGTGATGAGCCCAATTACTCCCAGTGGACAGAAAACGAGGACATCCAGGCCTATATCAAAGAGAAAGGCCTAGACGGTAACCACGGTCTGCAATCTTACCTCAATGCCCGCGTTGAGAAGATGCTTGATGAGCGTGGTAAGAAGATGATTGGCTGGGATGAAATCTGGCATAAAGATCTGCCGACATCGATTGTGATCCAGAGTTGGCGTGGCCATGACAGTATTGGCCGTGCGGCCCAGGAAGGCTACCAGGGGATCCTATCTACGGGCTACTACCTTGATCAGCCACAACCAACCAGCTACCACTACCGCAACGACCCGATGCCAACCGGTATCACGGTTGACGACAACCTGCATGATGGGGAAAAGTTTGCTACCTACGAGTGGGAAAAACCACGTACTAAGGGGGGCCCGCGTAAAGGCCTGATCACTATCATTGAAGACAAGGACGGTAACTTCCGCGCCTTTACCGACTATAACGGCAAGTCACGTGAAGAGGTGTACATCCTTGAGTATGTACCGGGCAAAGTGTTCCGTGGTCACTTCGACAACTTCATGTCGTACACCGAATTCAACTTGGTTTTCGCTGGCACTGAGCTGGCTGAAACGAGCTATCAGCTTATTGGTAATGTCCGCTGGCCGACCACAGGCAAGCTGATCGCAGGAACTGCAATCGAAGGCTCAGTGATCCCCGAGCCAAACGGCGGCTACCCGGCGGAGTTAACCGAGGAGCAGCAGAAACTGATCCTGGGCGGAGAAATTACCGCATGGGCTGAAAACTATGATTCACTGACGGTTGAAAACCGCCTATGGCCACGTAGCTATGCGATTGCCGAGCGTTTCTGGTCGCCTGCTGAACTGACGGACGAAGACAGCATGTACAAGCGAATGGCAGCAATCGATCACTGGTCTGAAATTTCGGTAGGCCTTCAGCACCACAACAAGGCCATGATGATGTACAAGCGCTTGGCAAACGGTAAAGATGTCCAGCCGCTGGTGGCACTGGCCGAATACACCGAGCCGGCACAATACTATGCCCGTAACTGGGAGAAGTGGATCCAAACTTCGAACCATGGCGACCTTTACAACCAGTACGAGCGCCTGAACCGCTTCGTTGATGCGCTGCCTGTCGAAAGCCATGCGGTGTATGAAATGGAAAAACTGGTTGGCGAGTATGCTGACGGCAACAATGATGCGCTGGCTGAATTGAAGGCTCACTACGCGAAGGTATTGAATGCGGCACAAGCCGTCAAACCAATCTTGGCTGCCAATGTGGCATCGGTAGATAGCGTTGTGATTGCTGAGAAGACCATAGCTGTAGCGGAAATTGGCCTGGCTGTGGTGGCCAAGCTTGAGCAGGGTGAGACACTTAGCACAACAGAGCGAAATGCATACCTAGTAACATTGAGCGATGCAGCAAGAATTTATGACGAGGCGATCGTCGCAATTGTCAAACCGACGGAAAACTTGGTCGTAATGAAGAAATAG
- a CDS encoding hypothetical protein (COG0561), protein MYKLVALDMDGTLLNSQKAISPRTKQAIQAARDCGVQVVLASGRPLEGMTKYLDELGMTGEKDYVLSYNASLVQRVASKTVIRKQIMTGRDAKNIASLANDFGTFIHAFTPERGLITPENNPYTDHESVINGVPTTVLDFAELADDEEVIKVMMVADPEILTAAINQLPASLYDQYTVVQSAPFFLELMNPNSNKGTGVAMLAEHLGLDASEVICMGDAGNDHHMIKFAGLGVAMGNATDDIKAIANHVTDTNDNDGVAKVIEEFVLKNA, encoded by the coding sequence ATGTATAAACTGGTTGCCCTTGATATGGATGGCACACTGCTTAACTCGCAGAAAGCCATTTCACCTCGAACCAAACAAGCTATCCAGGCTGCTCGCGACTGCGGTGTGCAAGTGGTCCTAGCTTCCGGCCGCCCACTGGAGGGCATGACCAAGTACCTCGATGAACTGGGTATGACGGGCGAAAAAGATTATGTCCTTAGCTACAATGCATCTTTGGTGCAACGTGTTGCTAGCAAAACAGTGATCCGCAAACAGATCATGACAGGCCGAGATGCGAAGAATATCGCCAGCCTGGCCAATGATTTCGGTACTTTCATTCATGCCTTTACCCCTGAACGCGGTTTGATCACGCCAGAGAACAACCCGTATACCGATCATGAATCAGTGATCAACGGCGTACCGACGACAGTGCTTGATTTTGCCGAGCTTGCCGACGACGAAGAAGTGATCAAAGTAATGATGGTCGCGGATCCGGAAATCCTAACAGCAGCGATCAACCAACTGCCTGCGAGCCTCTACGACCAGTACACCGTGGTGCAAAGTGCCCCTTTCTTCCTCGAGCTGATGAACCCGAACAGCAACAAAGGCACTGGCGTTGCTATGCTTGCCGAGCATTTGGGCCTGGACGCTAGCGAAGTGATTTGCATGGGTGATGCTGGCAATGATCACCACATGATTAAATTCGCCGGTCTGGGTGTGGCAATGGGCAACGCCACCGACGATATCAAAGCGATTGCCAACCACGTCACCGACACCAACGACAACGACGGTGTGGCGAAAGTGATTGAAGAGTTTGTGCTAAAAAACGCCTAA